From the genome of Streptomyces ficellus:
GGTGAGGGGCGACCTCGACCACTTCGGCGCGCTCGGGTTCCTGCAGGGGCTCCTCACCGTGCTGCGCGACTCCGGGCACACCGGGCTTTTCGTCGTCCTCGACGAGGTGGAGACGCTCCAGCGGGTCCGGTCGGACGCTCGCGACAAGGCGCTCAACGCGTTGCGGCAGCTCATCGACGAGGTGCACTCGGGTCGCTTTCCCGGGCTCTACCTGGTCATCACGGGAACCCCTGCCTTCTACGACGGTCAGCAGGGCGTGCAGCGTCTGGCTCCGCTCGCTCAGCGTCTGGCCACCGATTTCACCACCGAACCGCGGTTCGACAACCCTCGCGCCGTGCAGATCAGGCTTCCTGGCTTCAACCACGAGTCGCTGGTCGGACTCGGCCTCACCATCCGTGACCTGTATGCCGATGCCGCGGAGACGCCAGAGCGTGTACGGAAGGTCGTCGACGACGCGTATGTCGCCGACCTCGCGGTGGCCGTCGGCGGGGCGCTGGGCGGGAAGGTCGGGGTGGCTCCCCGCCTGTTCCTGAAGAAGCTCGTCGGGGACGTCCTCGACCGTGTGGACCAGTTCGACGACTTCGACCCCCGGCAGCACTACCGGCTGACCGTCGCGAGCAGCGAACTCACCGACGTGGAACGCAACCTGGCCGCCGGGGTCGCCGGCGGCTCCGCGTCGGCCGACGACATCGACCTGGAGCTGTGATGGCGGCGGACGGGGGGAGTCCCGCCGGTACGGGCCCGGGCGAGGATGGAGCCGACGTACTCGACCGGCTGGATCCCGTCGTCCTGCACCATGTCGTCAACACCCTCGGCTGGCCCGATCTGCGCCCCCTCCAGCGGGCCGCGATCAGACCGCTCATGGACGGACAGGACGCCGTGCTGCTGGCGCCGACAGCAGGCGGCAAGACCGAGGCGGCCTGCTTCCCCCTGCTGTCGGCGATGACCGAACAGAAGTGGACGGGTACCTCCGTCCTGTACCTGTGCCCGCTCAAAGCGCTCCTCAACAACCTGGTCGGCCGCGTCGACTCCTACGCCCAGTGGTTGGGACGGCGCGCCGCGCTGTGGCACGGCGACATCAAGGAGTCGCAGCGGCAGCGCATTCGCACCGAGGCGCCGGACGTCCTGCTGACCACCCCCGAGTCGCTCGAAGCGATGCTGATCGGCGTCAAGACCGACCATGCGCGGCTCCTGGGGAGCGTGCGGGCCGTGGTCGTCGACGAGGTGCACGCCTTCGCCGGCGACGACCGGGGATGGCACCTGCTCGCCGTGCTCGAACGGCTGGAGAGGGTCACCGGACGGCCCATCCAGCGCGTCGGGCTTTCCGCGACCGTAGGGAACCCCGGCCAACTGCTGCACTGGTTGCAGGGCGCCGGCGCCGGAAGTCGTACTGGGCAGGTCGTCGCCCCGGGGGTTCACCTGTCTCTTGGTGCCGGCGGAGCCGGGACGCCCGACAAGGCCGCCGCCGACCGACTCCCCAGCCCCGCGGGCGAGGTGGAACTCGACTACGTGGGCTCCCTGGAGAACGCCGCCAAACTCATCGCCGCCCTGCACCGGGGAGAGAAACGGCTCGTCTTCTGCGACTCCCGCCGCCAGGTCGAGGAGCTGGGCGCCGCGCTCAGGGCCCGCGAGATGACCGTCTTCCTGTCCCACGCCTCCCTCTCGGTCGACGAACGCACCCGTTCCGAGCAGGCCTTCGCCGAGGCGCGTGACTGCGTCATCGTCTCCACCTCCACGCTCGAACTCGGCATCGACGTCGGTGACCTTGACCGCGTGATCCAGGTCGACGCACCGGCTTCCGTCGCCTCGTTCCTGCAACGCATCGGCCGCACCGGCCGACGCCCCGGCAGCGTACGCAACTGCCTGTTCCTCACCACCCGCAAGGAGACGCTGCTGCAGGCGGCGGGCCTGCTGTTGCTGTGGTCGCGAGGCTGGGTGGAGCCAGTCGTCCCGCCACCGGAGCCGCGCCACCTGGTGGCCCAGCAACTGCTCGCCGTAACCCTGCAACAGCACAAGCTCGGCGACCAGCTGTGGGACCGGCAGTGGAACGGACTCGCCCCCTTCGACCGGTCCGCCGCCCCGATCCTGCGATTCCTCACCAAGGAAGGTTTCCTCGACACCGACGGCGGCATGCTGTTCGTCGGGCCGGAGGCGGAGCGCCGCTTCGGTAAGCGGCACTTCATCGAACTTACCGCGTCCTTCACCGCCCCGCCCCAGTTCACCGTCCTGTCCGGACGCACGGAGATCGGCCGGACCGACCCGAGCGTGCTCACCGAGGAGCGGCCCGGCCCCCGGCGGTTGCTGCTCGGTGGACGCAGCTGGCAGGTCACCTACATCGACTGGCTGCGCAAACGTGTCTTCGTCGAGCCCGCCGACATTGGCGGCATCGCCAAGTGGATGAACGGCGGCGTCGCCGGACTGTCGTACGCCCTGACGCGTGCCATGCGCGAGGTGCTGCTGGGCACTGACCCGCCCGTCTCCCTCACCCGGCGCGCGGAAGCGTGTCTGGCCGAACAGCGCGAGACCGACGCACCCGGCTCGGTGCACCCTGGCGGCACACTGATCACGCGCGTCGGCTCCGGCGTGCGCTGGTGGACCTGGGCCGGTTACCGCGCCAACGCGACCCTGGCGGCTACCCTCCAGTCGGTGACCGATCCCCTGCAGCGGCCCACCGACTGTTGGCTGCGCCTGCGTGAGAACCTTACTCTGGCGGATTGGCGTGCGGCCCGCGAGAACGTCGGTGAGAATCTCGTCCTGCCTGACGTGGATCGTCGGGCCGTACGCGGCCTCAAGTTCTCCGCCGCCCTGCCGGAACGCATCGCCGTGGCGACGGTGGCGGCCCGCTTGGCCGACTTCGAGAGCGCCCGCTCGGTGCTCCGTGAGTCGGTGCGCTTTCAGCCCGACGGCTGAATCGTCACTGTCTGGGAGGACACGGGCTCGCCCTCACGATACGTAGCCGTCAAGGTAGCCACATAAGCACCCTTCCTGCACGTTTGTGCAGGTCGTAGCGCTGTGACGGCTCTCGCGTCAGAGCAGCCAGACGTTCTCCACCGGGCTGGATGCCGCATAGCAGGCTTTCGCCAGCGAGGTGAAGGCGTCCCGCAGCTCCCGTACGGCGGTCGTGCCCGCGGCGCGGGTGATGGCCGGGGTGTCGGCGAGGGAGAGACAGTGGCGGCGGGCCGCGGTCAGTCGTTCGGCCGCCTCGTCGATGTCCAGTTCCGCGGCCACGGCCGCCAGGGGGGCGGTGGGCACCTCCCCGGTGAAGACGAACCCGTACCAGGCCGCGACGCCCCGGTCGCAGACGTCCACCGCCGTACGCAGCGCCCGGGCCCGCTGCGGCGTGGTGATCCGGGTGCCGATCATGGGCAGGGCGAGGGTGCCGGGCGGCAGGACACGGAACGCCGGAACGACCAGGGCGTGCAGGTCCCTCGCGGCCTGCAGGAGAGGGTCCGTGATCGCCTTGGCCTCCGACCAGGACATGAGGTCGTCGCCGTCCTCCAGCTCCGCCGCGGCGGTCAGCCGGTTGAGCGGCTCGGCGAGCTCGGGTACGAGGGAGACGAGGTACGCGTCCGAGTCGTGCCCCTGGGGCCAGAGGGTGCCGGCGAGGCAGTGGGCGAGGACCGAACGGTGATAGGCGCCGGCCGCGGCCGCGGCCTCCCGCACGCTGTGGTGCGGGGTGCGGGCCGCCTTCTCCCGCTTCCTGTCCTTGTGGGCGTCCATGGCCGCCTGCGCCACGTACGTGCCGACCGCCACGGCGGGCGGCGCGGAACCGGTGCCGATCCGCCGCTGCGTGTCCTGGAACCGCAGGGCGCGGGTGGTGCCGGAGGTGGCTTCGGGGCGCGTGTCCACCGGGTCGAACCGTTCGGCCTCGGGGGGTCGCAGTTCCCGGGAGCCGCTGTAGGTGAGCCATGTGCCGTGGGCTATGGGCCGGGTGTCCCGCTCGCCTGCCATGGGCCCCTCCAACTCCGTTGCCGGTCGCCGGTGTTGTGCCCCTTCGGGCGGCTTTCGAACCCGCCGCTCGCCGCCCGGCCCTCCCTCGTACGGTCCGGCCCGTCCGACGCGCGTCCGACGCGTCCGACTCGTCCGCCTCTCCCTTCTCGGTGACAATCGCGGGTATGGACCACACGCCACAGGTCAGTGTCGTCACCGTCGAACGGCACATCGCCGCCCCCCGCGACCGTGTCTGGGAGGTGCTCACCGACCTGCACGGCATGCCCGCCACGCTCAGCGGCGTCACCCATGTGGAGGTGCTCACCGAGGGGCCGTTCCAGGCGGGCAGCCGGTGGATCGAGACGCGGCGGATGTTCGGCAAGGAGGCCACCGAGGAGATGTGGGTGACCGCCTGCCAGGCCCCCTCGCACTACGTCGTGGAGGCCGAGTCGCGCGGTACGCACTACGTCTCCGAGTTCACGGTCCGCGAGACCGGGCCGGGGGAGACCCTCGTCCGGATGGCGTTCTCGGCACGCCCGCCCGGTGGTCTCGGCGGCCTGTTCGTGCGGCTGCTCGGCGGCCTCGGGCGCAGGGCGGTGGCCAAGGCGGTCGAACGGGACCTGGCCGACGTGGCGGTGGCGGCCGAGCGCCGCCCCGCCTAGACCCCAGCACTACACGTATCCGAAGGAGACCTCGTGACCATTGCCGTGGAGCAGCTCACCGACCCCGCCGTCCGCGCGTTCGTGGCCGCCGTCAACGCGGGTGACCGCGACGGGTTCGCCGCCGCGCTCACACCGGGCGCGACCATGTCCGACGACGGTTCCGACCGGGACCTCGACCAGTGGGCGGAGAAGGAGATCTTCTCGTCCGGCGGCCACATGGACGTCGAGTCGGAGCAGGCCGACGGCCGCGCCCTCGTCGTCCGCTACCGCAACGACACCTGGGGCGAGATGCGCACGGCGTGGCGGTTCGTGGTCGGAGACGACGGCAAGGTCAGCCGCTTCGAGACGGGCCAGGCGTAGGGCCGGCGGCGTGACGGACGTACTGGTGGTGGGGGCCGGACCGGTCGGGCTGACCGCCGCCGCCGAGCTGCGGCGCCGGGGCGTCGGGTGCCGTCTCGTGGACCGGCTGCCGGCGAGGCTGCCGTACGCGAAGGCCGTGGGCGTCCAGCCGCGCACGCTGGAGATCTGGGACCGGATGGGCCTGGTGCGCGCGGCGCTGGACGCGGCCGTCCCGATGCTCGGGCAGTTGCTGTACGTCAACGGCGCGGAGCAGGCCCGTATCGAGCTGGAGCTGCCGAAGGAGGTCCCGTACGGCTTCGCGGCGCTGCCGCAGTACGAGACCGAGCGGATCCTGGAGGAGTTCCTCGGCCGCTACGGCACCCGGATCGAGCGGGGCACCGAGCTGACGTCCTTCGTCCAGGACGCCGACGGGGTGACCGCCCGGCTGGTCACCGCCTCCGGCGGGCAGGAGGAGGTGCGCTGCCGGTACCTGGTGGGCTGCGACGGCGCGCACAGCACGGTCCGCAAGGCGCTCGGGCTCACCTTCGAGGGCGGCGCGTTCCCCGAGGAGTACATGCTCGCCGACGTGGAGGTCGACTGGGACCTGCCCCGTGGGTACGGCGTGCGGTCCACGCACCGCGGCGCCGACGGAGGCGTGGACGACCTGCTGGTGTGCATCCCGCTGCCCGGCACGAGCCGGTACCGGATGTCGATGCTGGTGCCGCCCGAGCTCTCGGCCGCCGGGCGGCCCGGGGAGCCCGGCCGGCCGGACGGCGCCGTGGCGCACGGCCTGGAGGGCGGCGGCCGGACCCCGACGACCGCGCACATCCAGGCGGTCGTGGACCGGCTCGCGCCCCGGCCGGCCACCGTGTCGGCCATGCGCTGGTCGTCGGTGTTCCGGATCAGCCACCGGCTGGTCGACCGGTACGCCGACGGGCGGGTCTTCGTCGCCGGGGACGCCGCGCACATCCACCCGCCGACCGGTGCGCAGGGCATGAACACCGGCATCCAGGACGCCTGCAACCTGGCGTGGAAACTCGCCCTCGCGGTGCGGGGCGCGGCGGGCCCGCGGCTGCTGGCGAGCTACGACGCCGAGCGGCGGCCGGTCGGCGAGGAGGTCGTCGGACGTACCGTCAGGCACGCGACCCGGGGCGGCGTGCCGGCGGATCCGGCCGACCCGGAGACGCTGATGCTGCGCGAGGCCCAGTTGCTGGTCGGCTACCCGGACAGCCCGGTCGTGGCGCGGCCGGCGGCGGGCGCCGGTCCCGGTCCGCGGCCGGGGGAGCGGGCACCGGACTGCGGCGGGCTCACCGCGGACGTGGCGGCCTACCCGCTGCGCCTGTACGACCTGCTGCGGGACCGCGACCACGTGCTGGTGCTGTACGCGGACGGCCCGGCCGAGCAGGAGTTCGACGACCTGCTGGCGGCGGCGCGCCGGGCGTCCGGTGACCGGGTGGAGGGCCTGCTGGTCCTCGCCGACGGTGCGCCCGCGGGCGCCACCCGGCTGCCGGTGTACCGCGACGGCCGCGGTGAGTTCGCGCGGCTGTACGGCACGGACGGTGCGACGGCGTTCCTGGTCCGCCCGGACGGCTACCTGGGCGCGCGACTCACCCCACCCACACCGGCCGCCCTGACCGCCCACCTCTCCGACGTCTTCGTTCCCTGACGCGCGCCCCGGCCACCGGCCCATGCGGAGGGGACGCACAGGCGGGCGCCGAACGACGGACGCGTGCCGACCGACGGCCGGCCCCGTACGGCCGCCCCGCCGCGACGGCGTGTCAGCCGCGGCCGATGTAGGGCATCGCTGTCGCCATGACCGTGGCGAACTGGACGTTCGCCTCCAGCGGCAGGGCCGCCATGTGGGCCACCGTCCGGGCGACGTCCGTCGCGTCCATGACCGGTTCGACCGCGAGGTCGCCGTTGGCCTGGAGGATGCCGGTCTCCATGCGCCGCGTCATGTCCGTGGCCGCGTTGCCGATGTCGATCTGGCCGCACGCGATGCGGTGGGCGCGGCCGTCCAGGGACAGTGACTTCGTGAGGCCCGTCATGGCGTGCTTCGTCGCCGTGTACGCGATCGAGTGCGGGCGCGGCACGTGCGCCGAGATGGAGCCGTTGTTGATGATCCGGCCGCCCTGCGGCGACTGCTCCCTCATCTGCCGGTAGGCCGCCTGCGCGCACAGGAACGCGCCGGTCAGGTTGACGTCGACGACCGCACGCCACGTTTCGGGGTCCAGGTCCTCGACCGGTGTGCCGCCGCCCGCGAAGCTGCCCGCGTTGTTGAACAGCAGGTCCACCCGGCCGAACCGGTCCCGTACGGCCGCGAACAGGGCCGTCACGGCGTCGGCCGAGGTGACGTCGGTCGGTACGCACAGGGTGTCGTCCGCGCCGGTGAGTGCGGCCGTCTCCGCCAGGGGCTGCGCCCGGCGGCCCGCCAGCGCCAGCGACCAGCCGTCCTGCGCCAGCGCCAGCGCCACGCTCCGGCCGATGCCCGAGCCGGCCCCCGTCACCACCGCGATCCTCCGTACAGCGCTCATGCGCCGCAGGGTACGGGAGAGTCCGGCACCCGGAACTCACGCGGCCGACATGTGGATGTTGTGTACCCGACAAGCCCTGCTGCTGTGATGCCGTCCACAGCAGCCACCAGGGGAGGGTCCATGACACCCGCACACACCCACGCACCCGAACTGCGCGCCGCCGCCCGGCACATCGGCCGCCGCGGCTTCCTCACCGCCACCGGCGCCGCCGCCGCGCTCGCCTTCTCGGTCAACCTGCCCGGCACCGCCCACGCCGCCGAGGCCGACGCCCGCCGCCTCACCGAGGACCCGTTCACCCTGGGCGTGGCCTCGGGCGACCCCCTGCCCGGCTCCGTCCTGCTCTGGACGCGCCTGGCGCCCCGCCCGTACGAACCCGGCGGCGGCATGCCCCGCGCCCGCGTCCAGGTCCGCTGGGAACTGGCCCACGACGCCCGCTTCACCCGCGTCGTCAGACGCGGCACGGCCACCGCCCACCCCGAGTTCGACCACAGCCTGCACGTGGAGGTCACCGGCCTCGACACCGGCCGCGGCTACCACTACCGCTTCCGGGCCGGCGACTGGATCAGTCCCGCCGGCCGCACCCGCACCGCGCCCGCCCCCGGCGCCCGCACCGGCGGGCTGAAGCTGGCCGCCGTGTCCTGCCAGGCGTACCACGACGGGTACTTCACGGCGTACCGCCACCTCGCCGACGAGGACCTCGACGCCGTGTTCCACCTCGGCGACTACCTCTACGAGTACGCCGTCAACGCCACCGGCGGCGCCCGCGCCTACACCGACCGCCGGCTTCCCGCCCACTTCAACCGCGAGACCGTCACCCTGGAGGACTACCGGCTCCGCTACGGGCTCTACAAGTCCGACCCGGACCTGCGGGCCGCGCACGCCGCACACCCCTTCGTCGTCACCTGGGACGACCACGAGACCGAGAACAACTACGCGGACGGCACCCCCGAGAACGTCGTACCGCCCGAGGAGTTCCTGCTGCGCCGCGCCGCCGCGTACCGCGCGTACTGGGAGAACCAGCCGCTGCGCGTCCCGCAGCGGCCCACCGGCCCCGACATGCGGCTCTACCGCAGGCTCCGGTTCGGGCGCCTCGCCCAGTTCGACATCCTCGACACCCGCCAGTACCGCTCCGACCAGGCGTACGGTGACGGCTGGCAGACGCCCGGGCCCGAGTCCGAGGACCCCGCGCGCACCATGACCGGCGCCACCCAGGAGCGCTGGCTGCTCGATGGCTGGAAGAACTCCACCGCCACCTGGAACGTCCTGCCCCAGCAGGTCACCTTCGCCCAGCGGCGCAACGTCCCCGGTCCCCACTTCAAACTGTCCATGGACGCCTGGGACGGCTACCCCGCCTCCCGGAAGCGGGTCCTCGACGGCGCGGCGGCGGCCGGCGTCGACAACCTCGTCGTCCTCACCGGTGACGTCCACGTCGGCTACGCCTTCGACCTCAAGGCCGACTTCGACGACCCGGAGTCCCGGACCGTCGGCACCGAGATCGTCGCCACCTCCATCGCCAGCGGCAAGGACGGCGCCGACAAGCCCGCCAACCACGACGACCTCACGCGCGCCAACCCCCACCTGAAGTTCTCCAACGGGCGGCGCGGCTACGTGACGGTCACGCTGACCGGCGAACAGGCGCGCGCCGACTTCCGCACGGTGTTCGCCGTCACGACGCCCGGCGCACCGGTCACCACGGCGGCCTCGTTCGTCACCGAGGCGGGTGACCCGGG
Proteins encoded in this window:
- the brxD gene encoding BREX system ATP-binding protein BrxD; this translates as MSTTGSQRPALVSAARRRTVIDALRRGAVPDSGLDLLATGLDRFETALDAELDAVASGGSVFKAVRGEYGSGKTFFTRWLGERAKRRNFAVAEIQVSENETPLHRLETVYRRLTERLTTSSFPPSALRPVVDAWFYALEEDALAAGATEEELPREVEQLLVARLAEVSRHAPSFATALRGYRAALMDGDEATAAAVLAWLGGQPHVAASARRSAGVRGDLDHFGALGFLQGLLTVLRDSGHTGLFVVLDEVETLQRVRSDARDKALNALRQLIDEVHSGRFPGLYLVITGTPAFYDGQQGVQRLAPLAQRLATDFTTEPRFDNPRAVQIRLPGFNHESLVGLGLTIRDLYADAAETPERVRKVVDDAYVADLAVAVGGALGGKVGVAPRLFLKKLVGDVLDRVDQFDDFDPRQHYRLTVASSELTDVERNLAAGVAGGSASADDIDLEL
- a CDS encoding DEAD/DEAH box helicase; its protein translation is MAADGGSPAGTGPGEDGADVLDRLDPVVLHHVVNTLGWPDLRPLQRAAIRPLMDGQDAVLLAPTAGGKTEAACFPLLSAMTEQKWTGTSVLYLCPLKALLNNLVGRVDSYAQWLGRRAALWHGDIKESQRQRIRTEAPDVLLTTPESLEAMLIGVKTDHARLLGSVRAVVVDEVHAFAGDDRGWHLLAVLERLERVTGRPIQRVGLSATVGNPGQLLHWLQGAGAGSRTGQVVAPGVHLSLGAGGAGTPDKAAADRLPSPAGEVELDYVGSLENAAKLIAALHRGEKRLVFCDSRRQVEELGAALRAREMTVFLSHASLSVDERTRSEQAFAEARDCVIVSTSTLELGIDVGDLDRVIQVDAPASVASFLQRIGRTGRRPGSVRNCLFLTTRKETLLQAAGLLLLWSRGWVEPVVPPPEPRHLVAQQLLAVTLQQHKLGDQLWDRQWNGLAPFDRSAAPILRFLTKEGFLDTDGGMLFVGPEAERRFGKRHFIELTASFTAPPQFTVLSGRTEIGRTDPSVLTEERPGPRRLLLGGRSWQVTYIDWLRKRVFVEPADIGGIAKWMNGGVAGLSYALTRAMREVLLGTDPPVSLTRRAEACLAEQRETDAPGSVHPGGTLITRVGSGVRWWTWAGYRANATLAATLQSVTDPLQRPTDCWLRLRENLTLADWRAARENVGENLVLPDVDRRAVRGLKFSAALPERIAVATVAARLADFESARSVLRESVRFQPDG
- a CDS encoding SRPBCC family protein, encoding MDHTPQVSVVTVERHIAAPRDRVWEVLTDLHGMPATLSGVTHVEVLTEGPFQAGSRWIETRRMFGKEATEEMWVTACQAPSHYVVEAESRGTHYVSEFTVRETGPGETLVRMAFSARPPGGLGGLFVRLLGGLGRRAVAKAVERDLADVAVAAERRPA
- a CDS encoding nuclear transport factor 2 family protein; the protein is MTIAVEQLTDPAVRAFVAAVNAGDRDGFAAALTPGATMSDDGSDRDLDQWAEKEIFSSGGHMDVESEQADGRALVVRYRNDTWGEMRTAWRFVVGDDGKVSRFETGQA
- a CDS encoding FAD-dependent monooxygenase; this encodes MTDVLVVGAGPVGLTAAAELRRRGVGCRLVDRLPARLPYAKAVGVQPRTLEIWDRMGLVRAALDAAVPMLGQLLYVNGAEQARIELELPKEVPYGFAALPQYETERILEEFLGRYGTRIERGTELTSFVQDADGVTARLVTASGGQEEVRCRYLVGCDGAHSTVRKALGLTFEGGAFPEEYMLADVEVDWDLPRGYGVRSTHRGADGGVDDLLVCIPLPGTSRYRMSMLVPPELSAAGRPGEPGRPDGAVAHGLEGGGRTPTTAHIQAVVDRLAPRPATVSAMRWSSVFRISHRLVDRYADGRVFVAGDAAHIHPPTGAQGMNTGIQDACNLAWKLALAVRGAAGPRLLASYDAERRPVGEEVVGRTVRHATRGGVPADPADPETLMLREAQLLVGYPDSPVVARPAAGAGPGPRPGERAPDCGGLTADVAAYPLRLYDLLRDRDHVLVLYADGPAEQEFDDLLAAARRASGDRVEGLLVLADGAPAGATRLPVYRDGRGEFARLYGTDGATAFLVRPDGYLGARLTPPTPAALTAHLSDVFVP
- a CDS encoding SDR family oxidoreductase, coding for MSAVRRIAVVTGAGSGIGRSVALALAQDGWSLALAGRRAQPLAETAALTGADDTLCVPTDVTSADAVTALFAAVRDRFGRVDLLFNNAGSFAGGGTPVEDLDPETWRAVVDVNLTGAFLCAQAAYRQMREQSPQGGRIINNGSISAHVPRPHSIAYTATKHAMTGLTKSLSLDGRAHRIACGQIDIGNAATDMTRRMETGILQANGDLAVEPVMDATDVARTVAHMAALPLEANVQFATVMATAMPYIGRG
- a CDS encoding alkaline phosphatase D family protein codes for the protein MTPAHTHAPELRAAARHIGRRGFLTATGAAAALAFSVNLPGTAHAAEADARRLTEDPFTLGVASGDPLPGSVLLWTRLAPRPYEPGGGMPRARVQVRWELAHDARFTRVVRRGTATAHPEFDHSLHVEVTGLDTGRGYHYRFRAGDWISPAGRTRTAPAPGARTGGLKLAAVSCQAYHDGYFTAYRHLADEDLDAVFHLGDYLYEYAVNATGGARAYTDRRLPAHFNRETVTLEDYRLRYGLYKSDPDLRAAHAAHPFVVTWDDHETENNYADGTPENVVPPEEFLLRRAAAYRAYWENQPLRVPQRPTGPDMRLYRRLRFGRLAQFDILDTRQYRSDQAYGDGWQTPGPESEDPARTMTGATQERWLLDGWKNSTATWNVLPQQVTFAQRRNVPGPHFKLSMDAWDGYPASRKRVLDGAAAAGVDNLVVLTGDVHVGYAFDLKADFDDPESRTVGTEIVATSIASGKDGADKPANHDDLTRANPHLKFSNGRRGYVTVTLTGEQARADFRTVFAVTTPGAPVTTAASFVTEAGDPGLRPV